The Lacipirellula parvula genome window below encodes:
- a CDS encoding sigma-70 family RNA polymerase sigma factor, with protein sequence MPDFLPTADFDAPFAEGQAVDAPVVAPTDGEQLMRFQRYRDERAFAQVVETHANMVWSVCSQILRHQQDVEDAFQATFLILARKSRSIRATESAAGWLYRVAYRTALLAHSRHRRRNEAPLLADIPSLDDQLTDIERNEQALRLLDELNSLPARYQQPLVLCYMEGRTRSEAAEQLGVSTQTIKGLLARGTRLLRSRLLRRGVALSAALGIVQSTASSAPAATPGLVASTATLGMGFAVKSKLASMVIKGAPLKGGAACSLAEKGILAMTIAAASKPAVGVLGVCLAVGMLAVAEADPPKGKAGGDGNVVIISTNVDGESGAKLEEKAIEENAVALVSEVQTLTADLVDVVTDAAVATTSPEQGAQASPSPNPTPAPNTVAAENIAAVTVTNEVPVEMSVPVQSWQTVADGAPQVQAFAYGRTTQFTPPPADVLVPRFETSASPVSGGSVATLKLEGEYWALKAEGLKKKAEAIQFKVQHTTALAEQGIAKQNEGEILELSAEKDLTLAEVKLCEMNAQRVKESLEAKAAAEDDEARKNVHFKVEQVHELAKVAELQAIKAQHNAMKAAAEAQVAATIKAKERARVELDRVERKVREARPAKLAAPRVEVRPGVIHFKATPDAPDMVLTAPPAPAPPQFKTAPIAPPLPKGFVPEISSNGQEFSVVPKDELKKLLAAEEELKKLQERLKALEAVEEERQEPALDEVTEERVKE encoded by the coding sequence ATGCCAGACTTCTTACCTACCGCCGATTTCGACGCCCCTTTTGCGGAAGGGCAGGCCGTCGACGCCCCGGTCGTCGCGCCGACCGATGGCGAGCAGTTGATGCGGTTTCAACGCTACCGCGACGAGCGGGCGTTCGCCCAGGTGGTGGAAACCCACGCCAACATGGTGTGGAGCGTCTGTTCGCAAATCCTCCGTCATCAGCAAGACGTCGAGGACGCCTTTCAAGCCACATTTTTGATTCTCGCCCGGAAGTCGCGCTCGATTCGCGCCACCGAGAGCGCCGCAGGCTGGCTCTACCGCGTTGCTTACCGGACGGCGCTGCTCGCTCACTCGCGGCATCGCCGGCGGAATGAAGCGCCGCTGCTGGCCGACATTCCTTCGCTCGACGATCAGCTGACCGACATCGAGCGGAACGAGCAGGCGTTGCGACTACTCGATGAACTCAACTCACTGCCGGCCAGGTACCAGCAGCCGCTGGTCCTCTGCTACATGGAAGGTCGCACGCGGAGCGAGGCGGCCGAGCAGTTGGGCGTTAGCACGCAAACGATCAAAGGGTTGCTCGCTCGCGGAACGCGGCTGCTGCGTTCGCGACTGCTTCGCCGCGGCGTCGCGCTCTCGGCGGCGCTGGGGATTGTGCAATCGACGGCGTCGAGCGCTCCGGCCGCGACGCCGGGCCTGGTGGCGTCGACCGCGACGCTCGGCATGGGCTTCGCCGTGAAATCAAAACTTGCCTCAATGGTTATCAAAGGGGCGCCGCTGAAGGGCGGCGCCGCTTGTTCACTCGCTGAAAAGGGAATCCTTGCCATGACGATCGCCGCTGCATCGAAGCCCGCCGTTGGCGTGCTGGGAGTTTGCCTGGCCGTAGGGATGCTCGCCGTCGCCGAGGCTGATCCGCCGAAGGGGAAGGCGGGCGGCGATGGAAACGTCGTGATCATCTCGACGAACGTCGATGGCGAGAGCGGCGCGAAGCTCGAAGAGAAAGCGATTGAAGAAAACGCCGTGGCGCTCGTATCAGAAGTGCAGACGCTGACTGCTGATCTGGTCGATGTGGTGACTGACGCCGCGGTAGCGACCACGTCGCCGGAGCAGGGCGCACAGGCGAGCCCAAGTCCAAATCCGACGCCTGCACCCAATACCGTCGCGGCGGAGAACATCGCCGCGGTGACGGTTACCAACGAAGTACCGGTGGAAATGTCCGTTCCAGTTCAATCATGGCAGACGGTTGCGGACGGGGCGCCACAGGTGCAGGCATTCGCCTATGGACGCACTACACAGTTCACGCCGCCGCCGGCGGACGTGCTTGTGCCCCGATTTGAGACCAGCGCCTCGCCGGTGTCCGGCGGCAGCGTAGCGACGCTGAAGCTCGAAGGGGAGTATTGGGCTCTGAAGGCGGAGGGGCTGAAGAAGAAGGCCGAGGCGATCCAATTCAAAGTCCAGCACACGACGGCGTTGGCCGAGCAAGGCATCGCCAAGCAAAACGAAGGAGAGATCCTCGAACTCTCCGCAGAGAAAGATCTCACGCTAGCCGAAGTGAAGTTATGCGAGATGAATGCTCAGCGGGTGAAGGAGTCCCTTGAGGCGAAGGCCGCCGCAGAGGATGACGAAGCGAGGAAGAACGTCCACTTCAAGGTCGAGCAGGTCCACGAACTTGCCAAGGTGGCGGAACTGCAGGCCATCAAGGCGCAGCACAACGCGATGAAGGCGGCCGCCGAAGCACAGGTGGCAGCGACGATCAAGGCCAAGGAGCGAGCTCGCGTCGAACTTGACCGAGTTGAACGGAAGGTGCGCGAGGCTCGGCCCGCGAAATTGGCCGCGCCGAGGGTTGAAGTTCGGCCGGGAGTCATCCACTTTAAGGCCACCCCAGACGCGCCCGATATGGTGCTCACCGCCCCGCCCGCACCGGCTCCGCCGCAGTTCAAGACGGCGCCGATTGCCCCGCCGCTGCCGAAAGGATTTGTTCCCGAAATTTCATCTAACGGCCAAGAGTTCAGCGTCGTGCCGAAGGATGAACTGAAGAAGCTGCTGGCGGCTGAAGAGGAACTCAAAAAGCTGCAGGAGCGACTTAAGGCGTTGGAAGCAGTTGAGGAGGAACGCCAAGAACCGGCGCTTGATGAAGTGACCGAAGAACGCGTCAAGGAATAA
- the ccsA gene encoding cytochrome c biogenesis protein CcsA — protein sequence MPAAVTMLSFTLCYGAALALEVLGLWARPRWRRLAVVAAAIAGLVAQTWYLAERAASSPWAPLSSQHDWYLSAAWVLALIYVGLVLYQPRASIGLFLLPIVLALIGAARFASIEPMAGAEMPRIWGILHGVFLMLGAVAVLLGFVAGLMYLVQSARLKNKAPLSDRFRLPSLEWLERVNARSLIAATVLVGLGFISGVLMRLALRDGSGLRWTDPVVLSLSGMFSWLVAAEAFRLAYPAARRGRKVAYLTLAGFVFLVITLAAFMSSQSMHGRAVSSRESRVATEDIATSLETRNPKLETSGGSP from the coding sequence ATGCCTGCCGCCGTCACCATGCTCAGCTTCACCCTCTGCTACGGGGCGGCGCTCGCGCTGGAAGTCTTGGGCCTATGGGCGCGCCCACGCTGGCGGCGTTTGGCGGTAGTCGCCGCCGCCATCGCCGGCCTGGTCGCGCAGACCTGGTACCTCGCTGAGCGCGCCGCCAGTTCGCCCTGGGCGCCGCTGTCGAGCCAGCACGATTGGTACCTCTCGGCCGCGTGGGTGCTCGCCCTCATTTACGTCGGATTGGTCCTCTACCAACCGCGGGCCTCGATCGGCCTGTTTCTGCTCCCCATCGTCCTCGCTCTCATCGGCGCCGCCCGTTTCGCTAGCATCGAACCAATGGCCGGCGCCGAAATGCCCCGCATTTGGGGAATCTTGCACGGCGTCTTCCTGATGCTCGGCGCCGTCGCCGTGCTGCTCGGTTTCGTCGCGGGATTGATGTACCTCGTGCAAAGCGCACGACTGAAGAACAAGGCGCCGCTGAGCGATCGCTTCCGCCTGCCGAGCCTTGAATGGCTCGAACGTGTGAACGCCCGCTCGCTGATCGCCGCCACCGTGCTCGTCGGCCTCGGCTTCATTTCGGGCGTATTGATGCGGCTCGCCCTCCGCGACGGCAGTGGACTCCGCTGGACCGACCCGGTGGTGCTCAGCCTGAGCGGCATGTTCTCGTGGCTCGTCGCGGCCGAGGCGTTCCGCCTGGCTTACCCCGCCGCCCGGCGCGGCCGCAAGGTGGCGTATCTGACGCTCGCGGGGTTTGTGTTCCTAGTGATCACGCTGGCCGCGTTCATGAGCAGCCAATCGATGCACGGAAGGGCAGTTTCGAGTCGCGAGTCGCGAGTTGCGACTGAAGACATTGCGACTTCTCTCGAAACTCGAAACCCGAAACTCGAAACTTCGGGAGGCTCGCCATGA
- a CDS encoding M14 family zinc carboxypeptidase: MLRFRLGLRCAACALISSLLSTSTTVAQITIDANFDSGSLKSYSVTRAAINLVGRDSYAFGQHPLGGDHWRWMYFKATGVLNTNPTFSVAGEFGGDNTDYPPTLANHELADHEMVYSYDGVNWEFFPHANNTLQNIGDGNSANDLFTFNLGSNFTQNEVYVAYAIPYTYARSTAHTQKVIASPWATPTASGNANGVIGQSPAGVDDIGRSIPALDLYAYRITNPATDSATPKHRVMIATGQHASETLGIYTYEGLVDWLISDDPRAAALRDKTEILGYPTLNASGRYAGLNRSMLQWQNTDSNGYWYPNAVSSSDYVSPQRTEQMINGEAMRADKAATPGAVTDLFLDFHSSVPDYNIAGPNGEGGGGRDDWGYITNNAASLNNPWWLALKELQPNLLEETSGTTAASKTLTGFALGFLNAQMSVTLENQFGISRPISFYQDYGKNVGLAMYEAWIRVDNPLAADFDEDGDVDAGDLAAWKLGFGTLSDAQHYQGDANNDGVVDGADLLVWQRQFGGTSPPIAIPEPTGVLQLFTGLMFMSLLWYQSHRRLLLKHELQLAPT, encoded by the coding sequence ATGCTTCGTTTCCGCCTCGGTCTGCGCTGCGCCGCGTGCGCTCTCATCAGCTCATTGCTGTCGACGTCGACGACAGTCGCCCAGATCACCATCGATGCGAACTTCGACTCCGGCTCGCTGAAAAGCTATTCCGTCACCCGCGCGGCCATCAACCTCGTCGGCCGCGACAGCTACGCCTTCGGCCAACATCCGCTCGGCGGCGACCATTGGCGGTGGATGTACTTCAAAGCCACCGGCGTGCTGAACACGAATCCGACCTTCTCGGTTGCCGGCGAGTTCGGCGGCGATAACACCGACTATCCGCCGACGCTCGCGAATCACGAACTTGCCGATCACGAGATGGTCTACTCGTACGACGGCGTGAACTGGGAATTCTTCCCCCACGCGAACAACACGCTGCAAAACATCGGCGACGGCAATTCAGCCAACGACCTCTTCACGTTCAACCTCGGTTCCAATTTCACGCAGAACGAGGTCTACGTCGCTTACGCCATTCCCTACACCTACGCCCGCAGCACGGCCCACACGCAGAAGGTAATCGCCTCGCCCTGGGCGACGCCGACGGCTTCCGGCAACGCGAATGGCGTGATCGGCCAATCGCCGGCAGGGGTCGACGACATTGGCCGCTCGATCCCCGCCCTCGACCTCTACGCCTACCGCATCACGAACCCTGCGACAGACTCCGCGACGCCGAAGCATCGGGTGATGATCGCCACCGGTCAGCACGCATCGGAAACGCTCGGCATCTACACCTACGAAGGGCTCGTCGATTGGTTGATCTCCGACGACCCGCGCGCCGCAGCGCTTCGCGATAAAACAGAGATTCTCGGCTATCCGACGCTCAACGCCTCGGGGCGCTACGCAGGCCTGAATCGTTCGATGCTGCAGTGGCAGAACACCGACTCGAACGGCTACTGGTATCCCAATGCCGTCTCCTCGAGCGACTACGTTTCGCCCCAGCGGACGGAGCAGATGATCAACGGCGAAGCGATGCGGGCCGACAAAGCCGCCACGCCGGGCGCCGTGACTGATCTGTTCTTGGACTTCCACTCCTCCGTCCCCGACTACAACATCGCCGGGCCCAACGGCGAAGGGGGCGGCGGCCGCGACGATTGGGGCTACATCACCAACAACGCCGCGTCGCTGAACAACCCGTGGTGGCTGGCGCTCAAGGAACTGCAACCCAATCTGCTCGAAGAAACCTCCGGCACGACGGCCGCCAGCAAGACGCTCACCGGTTTCGCGCTCGGCTTCCTCAACGCGCAGATGTCGGTCACGCTCGAGAATCAGTTTGGCATCAGCCGACCGATCTCTTTCTACCAAGACTACGGCAAGAACGTCGGCCTCGCGATGTACGAAGCGTGGATCCGCGTCGACAATCCGCTGGCGGCCGACTTCGACGAAGACGGCGACGTCGACGCAGGCGATCTCGCCGCCTGGAAACTCGGCTTCGGCACGCTGTCAGACGCCCAGCACTACCAAGGCGACGCGAACAACGACGGCGTCGTCGACGGCGCCGACCTGCTCGTCTGGCAGCGGCAGTTCGGCGGGACGTCGCCTCCCATTGCAATCCCAGAACCCACAGGAGTACTACAGCTTTTTACTGGACTTATGTTCATGTCGCTGCTATGGTATCAATCGCACCGCCGATTGTTACTGAAACACGAACTCCAACTAGCCCCGACCTAG
- the argH gene encoding argininosuccinate lyase — protein MAKQQHKPWGGVFDGDVDPRVERFSESVSFDHRLHAQDIRGSIAHARMLAETGMLSADERDQIVAGLEQIGREIAAGEFPFKQELEDVHMNIERALTERIGDVGRKLHTGRSRNDQVSTDFRLWIRDAIDRTDELLANLQRAFVDRCDRDHGIILPGYTHLQRAQPVLANHYWLAYTEKFQRDRDRLADCRRRVNQLPLGTAALAGTTIPIDRRHVAAALDFEGIVANSLDSSSDRDFAIEFAFALTLVAEHLSTWAEEWILWSTVEFRFLRLPHAYCTGSSIMPQKINPDVLELIRGKTARVVGNLTSLLVLVKGLPLAYNRDLQEDKPRVFDSADTVEACVELAAAVVTGAELNRPAIHEKLGRGYLDATTLMEHLIKLGVPQRTAHEIIGKLVGVAMKRDLPLNKLEVAEFQAAHPALDESVYQVLGVDHAILAFSSEGSTAPAQVAKQVTLWKDRLGLEP, from the coding sequence TTGGCCAAGCAACAACACAAACCATGGGGCGGCGTGTTTGACGGCGACGTCGACCCGCGCGTTGAGCGCTTCAGCGAAAGCGTCAGCTTCGACCATCGCCTCCACGCCCAAGATATCCGCGGCTCGATCGCGCACGCCCGCATGCTGGCAGAAACCGGCATGCTATCGGCAGATGAACGCGACCAGATCGTCGCCGGCCTCGAACAGATCGGCCGCGAGATCGCTGCTGGCGAGTTCCCGTTCAAGCAAGAGCTCGAAGACGTTCACATGAACATCGAGCGGGCCCTCACCGAACGCATCGGCGACGTCGGCCGCAAGCTCCACACGGGCCGCAGCCGCAACGACCAGGTGTCGACCGACTTCCGCCTCTGGATTCGCGACGCGATCGACCGGACGGACGAACTCCTCGCCAACTTGCAGCGAGCGTTCGTCGACCGTTGCGATCGCGACCACGGCATCATCCTGCCCGGCTACACCCACCTGCAACGGGCCCAGCCAGTGCTGGCGAACCACTACTGGCTCGCCTACACCGAGAAGTTCCAACGCGATCGCGACCGTCTCGCCGATTGCCGCCGCCGCGTCAACCAGCTCCCGCTCGGCACGGCCGCCCTCGCCGGGACGACGATCCCGATCGACCGCCGTCACGTCGCCGCGGCCCTCGATTTCGAAGGGATCGTCGCCAACAGCCTCGATTCCTCGAGCGATCGCGACTTTGCGATCGAGTTCGCCTTCGCCCTCACCCTCGTGGCTGAGCACCTCAGTACCTGGGCAGAGGAGTGGATTCTGTGGTCGACCGTCGAGTTCCGCTTCCTGCGGCTGCCGCATGCGTATTGCACCGGCTCGTCGATCATGCCGCAGAAGATCAACCCCGACGTGCTGGAGCTGATCCGCGGCAAAACGGCCCGCGTGGTAGGCAACCTCACGTCGCTCCTGGTGCTGGTGAAGGGGCTGCCGCTCGCCTACAACCGCGACCTGCAAGAAGACAAGCCACGGGTGTTCGACTCGGCCGATACCGTCGAAGCGTGCGTGGAACTGGCCGCCGCGGTCGTCACCGGCGCCGAGCTCAATCGCCCGGCGATCCACGAAAAGCTCGGCCGCGGCTACCTCGACGCCACGACGCTGATGGAACACCTCATCAAGCTCGGCGTCCCGCAGCGCACGGCTCACGAGATCATCGGCAAGCTGGTCGGCGTGGCGATGAAGCGCGATCTGCCGCTGAACAAGCTCGAAGTCGCCGAGTTTCAGGCCGCCCACCCGGCGCTCGACGAATCGGTCTACCAAGTCCTCGGCGTCGACCACGCAATCCTGGCGTTCAGCAGCGAGGGCTCGACGGCGCCGGCGCAAGTCGCCAAACAAGTCACGCTGTGGAAGGACCGCCTCGGTCTGGAACCGTAG
- a CDS encoding sigma-54-dependent transcriptional regulator: MQEVFRTTRQVARSSASVLLLGETGTGKELIAHAVHTLSARRDRPFVRVNCGALSESLLESELFGHVRGAFTGAIDNRTGRFEAAHQGSIFLDEINSTTLHLQVKLLRVLQEREFERVGDTRTIRVDTRIIAASNRDLLDLAMAGTFREDLFYRLNVVPIYIPPLRDRTEDIPLLVTHFLNHYNEKNDRYVAHIEPRAMEALQRYSWPGNVRELQNYVERVVVMALGDELTFELLPEAVRTGRQPKSLGPRTMTFEELSEELVVQGLTSAGEDDCDLHGRIVNRVEREVISQVMNLCDGVQIKAAARLGINRNTLHKKLKEYGLDDAEGE; encoded by the coding sequence ATGCAGGAAGTCTTCCGCACCACGCGACAAGTCGCGCGGTCGAGCGCCTCGGTGCTCCTGCTCGGCGAGACGGGAACCGGCAAGGAACTGATCGCCCACGCGGTCCACACGCTCAGCGCTCGCCGCGATCGGCCGTTCGTCCGCGTCAACTGCGGCGCCCTCAGCGAGAGCCTGCTCGAAAGCGAACTCTTCGGCCACGTCCGCGGCGCCTTCACCGGCGCCATCGACAACCGCACCGGCCGGTTCGAAGCCGCGCATCAGGGTTCAATCTTCCTCGACGAAATCAACTCGACGACGCTCCACCTGCAGGTAAAGCTGCTCCGCGTCCTGCAGGAGCGAGAGTTCGAACGCGTCGGCGATACCCGCACGATCCGCGTCGACACCCGCATCATCGCCGCCAGCAACCGAGACCTGCTCGACTTGGCGATGGCCGGCACGTTCCGCGAGGACTTGTTCTATCGGCTCAACGTCGTGCCGATTTACATCCCGCCGCTGCGCGATCGGACCGAAGACATCCCGCTGCTAGTGACCCACTTTCTCAATCACTACAACGAGAAGAACGACCGCTACGTCGCCCACATCGAGCCGCGGGCCATGGAAGCCCTGCAGCGCTACTCGTGGCCCGGAAATGTCCGGGAACTCCAAAATTACGTCGAACGGGTCGTCGTCATGGCGCTCGGCGACGAGCTCACTTTTGAGCTCCTCCCCGAAGCGGTCCGCACCGGTCGGCAGCCGAAATCGCTCGGCCCCCGTACGATGACCTTTGAGGAGCTGTCGGAGGAACTGGTCGTTCAGGGACTCACCTCCGCGGGTGAAGACGACTGCGATCTGCATGGCCGAATCGTCAATCGCGTGGAACGCGAGGTGATTTCGCAAGTGATGAACCTGTGCGACGGCGTGCAAATCAAGGCCGCCGCCCGCCTGGGGATCAACCGCAACACCCTCCACAAGAAGCTGAAAGAGTACGGCCTCGACGACGCCGAAGGGGAATAA